One genomic region from Sparus aurata chromosome 15, fSpaAur1.1, whole genome shotgun sequence encodes:
- the cul9 gene encoding cullin-9 isoform X2: MRIQQCGPPVDSDKTNITRLGNDTLGRKRKQRLRGRTETKATVCDTAATMVGERRNGNLLVQLGPRLQAYPEELIRQRRNHDGQTEYLIRWCLITIDDGSGSGSGNSEAGGTSGGSSGVGSSSGSTSGESKPENILMWMSTEDVYANCPTLLGKRKTDSQRPLQQEKLQGGESSDGGQRSGGEFPTDVTFDEVELSDMKEDVKNLVRRARKQMTKKSDFSISITHTIHVLSAYASIGSLVGVFKETGALNLLMELLCNKETQTRRSAGKMLRALASHDAGSRAYVLLSLSQQDGIEQHMDFDNRYTLLELFAETTSSEEHGISFEGIHLPQIPGKLLFSLVKRYLCVTSLMDKLNTAGAESTSDRQDASPSPASSSSAAHQTEHLRVQREFDFTMAMANLISELVRVMGWDRNRQPPDGSAQRPGGGGACGEEQGEEASRPVLRSIFQPRFCASPVVLTTNSAVAAPVAMPTKKKAGNGFKTRSDFASRSAYVEYVQDNLKSGMMVRMLEDYEEVSAGDEGEFRYSNDGSPPVQVYWNSLSRTYWVHWHMVEILGSGSSSQAEKETQEKASSLTETLKLTSVSQTFFSKPPGGLYSLPYLSEGLQREPLALSRAEWWEILFFIKKLEPKQQQEVNGILLQSLDDQETELDDSSLIGLSVPGDVAKKLLHYLKQKLPSSCLSDLLCSHTFCKHYLRRGGGSLEDEELLAESSLGSSGLGGGGGQSSSSSSSASASSSSAMGSVSKKAKKELPADSGCGGSETESELPSEDESKYPEDLEDKMKVFNNPRVQGKKTVLEKLGEVVDILKKGGSGSDPAQQLAAVLFITRLLEEKGVQEKNSMRSDSAQTIRDKVLKLLVELLGSSSKDLVISTLRLTHLLMLKYEWRVSFATEGGVKAVLSCMQEFPTVTHVQQLALATLKVITGASKHDLRSVGSGLPLSESGTQMMLEIFASIGSATPEGSKGLLGAIPAAIDLMLKSKGCGLSVRNGLLVIIMLISNHKSLAEQLVASDVTTVLKKCLTLSRAETMLAIIALNHISMVHKLESKDCREQLDFKDTELQMLVVSLKELTATKEVIQTLEQLLCDDTSQLEEERNQVTHSRDTYQDLVRLMEQHRADRAVQLSILRILNKFLDSYQEDMLPWHESIEPCLSSMTAFINDREVVQLFIRFLYRLASLNKDYAVVMCRLGTKDALVKALDKHSTNLLLVTELRDLITDCEKYASLYKKMTTSVLAGCIQMVLGQIEEHRRSHQPINIPFFDVFLRNLCQGSSVELKEDKCWEKVEVSSNHHRANKLTDKNPKTYWESNGCTGSHFINIYMHKGVIIRQLAILLASEDSSYMPARILVLGGDEPTNINTELNTVNVTPSASRVVLLENVTRFWSIIQIRVKRCQQGGIDTRVHGFEVLGPKPTFWPVFKEQLCCRTYLFYSTKAHTWCQEVLEDKTQLLQLFNKLNSALRHEQMFADRFLPDAEAAEALGRTCWEALITPIVHSITLSESPGCSPLSWLLSEYLDNAESARRCKSRAAIFNSRVRRLTHLLVHVDTSRPDSEELKPPVKSSLNRSKELKNGKEGKNKDTAAASSSSSSSSAKPKVKSSSSIAGIALCWQGVVQRQVKKFLESSCSLPDFVERYRSLYLRLKNAMEELFGQQTAFVLALRHGFSAALLQLSILRAMHVSERFAQYIDQMIQASGVACGSVETLERLQQFLEPMLFLSGLELANTFEHFYRYYLGDRLLAQGNAWLESAVIDQIGSCFPSRFPQQMLKNLSESTELQQEFHLYRLQQLDRSLQEQDQMMEEEWAESDEEAEVQVLVLSPRCWAVSSLCFLDEPVKHFPAELCSYLNQFTQFYSHSQYMYGLSHSKPRRLQWTWLGHAELQFGCWTLHVSTLQMFILLQFNSPEEVRVDALLEATGLSAAVLLQALLPLISEGGPLICSQPNEPLQGVLQLNQQVASRSLEGVPESVHLLPRQTYLNVDEDAAGTLERKRNYIYCLIVHIMKQEKEMHIDNLVFKVLDSCQKQEASRSPGAGRFSCSTSDVLSCIMHVISKGCVRRNEENPHIVEFLPEDPSTPQKGQAQFSFSRTEMRKDARDSVADISLMSVPRQFEDGVLDAVLFSMGRTMSQEEVRQLMQRTVQQVSGTLSLDLDRAEHLLVHCKWNVDLLVQRYTDDPDALIMAAGLKFRNPQPPQSPVSTCPVCLGPRSAAADSFPSLGCMHYCCQSCWQEYLTARIEQNLVMNCNCPITDCQAQPTSLFFLNILTDKDTIAKYENALLRGYVECCSNLTWCTNPQGCDQILCKENMGSMGTCSKCCWSSCFSCNFPEAHYPASCSHMSQWMDDGGYYEGMSMEAQSKHLAKLISKRCPSCQAQIEKNEGCLHMTCAKCNHGFCWRCLKPWKPTHKDYYNCSAMVSKAARQEKKFQDYNERCTFHHQAKDFAVNLENKVSSINEALQMKSLTFVIDACKVLAQARKVLAYSCVYSYYNQETEKMDVMEQQTEALDLHTNALQILLEETLLQCTDLASCVRLLKPEHLNTGLELIRRIQERLLAILQHSTQDFRVGYQSKSCLEPESTQASNLSNHTDANKVSKSERASDSGDSDNNNNTGEEGGEEAEDEDDEYDEEYVPEWHEDYDEDDIDEDDFFSDDDESENLERDFSPFD; the protein is encoded by the exons ATGCGCATCCAACAGTGCGGACCTCCGGTGGACAGCGATAAAACCAACATCACCAGGCTGGGAAACGACACGTTAGGGCGGAAGAGAAAACAGCGCTTGAGGGGGAGGACAGAAACCAAGGCGACAGTCTGTGACACGGCAG CAACCATGGTGGGCGAACGCCGCAATGGGAACCTGCTGGTCCAGCTCGGCCCGAGGCTGCAGGCGTATCCAGAGGAGCTGATCCGCCAGCGCCGCAACCACGATGGACAGACGGAGTACCTGATTCGCTGGTGCCTCATCACCATCGACGATGGCTCCGGCTCCGGGAGCGGAAACAGCGAGGCGGGAGGGACGAGTGGTGGCAGCTCCGGCGTGGGCAGTTCCAGCGGCTCCACGTCCGGAGAGAGCAAACCGGAGAACATCCTGATGTGGATGTCGACGGAAGATGTGTACGCCAACTGCCCCACCCTCCTGGGGAAGAGGAAAACAGACTCACAGCGCCCCCTGCAGCAGGAGAAGCTGCAGGGCGGCGAGTCATCGGACGGAGGTCAGAGGAGTGGCGGCGAGTTTCCGACAGACGTTACCTTTGACGAGGTGGAGCTGTCGGACATGAAGGAGGACGTGAAGAACCTGGTGCGTCGAGCCAGGAAGCAGATGACCAAGAAGAGTGACTTCTCCATCAGCATCACGCACACCATCCACGTGCTGAGCGCCTACGCCAGCATCGGATCACTGGTCGGCGTCTTCAAGGAGACGGGAGCCCTCAACCTGCTGATGGAGCTGCTGTGCAACAAGGAGACGCAGACGAGACGCAGCGCCGGGAAGATGCTGCGAGCGCTCGCCTCACATGACGCAG GCAGTCGGGCGTACGTCCTGCTGTCTCTCAGTCAGCAGGACGGCATCGAGCAGCACATGGACTTTGATAATCGTTACACTCTGCTGGAGCTGTTTGCTGAAACCACGTCGTCGGAGGAACATGGCATCTCCTTTGAAGGGATCCACCTGCCTCAG ATTCCGGGGAAGCTGCTCTTCTCTCTGGTGAAGCGTTACCTGTGCGTCACGTCTCTGATGGACAAACTCAACACGGCGGGGGCGGAGTCCACCTCTGACAGACAGGACGCCAGCCCctcccccgcctcctcctccagtgCCGCCCACCAGACGGAGCACCTGCGTGTCCAGCGAGAGTTCGACTTCACCATGGCGATGGCCAACCTGATCTCAGAGCTGGTCCGCGTCATGGGCTGGGACCGCAACCGCCAGCCTCCAGATGGCTCCGCTCAGCGGCCGGGAGGAGGCGGGGCCTGTGgggaggagcagggggaggaggcgTCCCGCCCCGTCCTCAGGTCAATTTTTCAGCCTCGTTTCTGTGCCTCCCCCGTCGTCCTCACCACCAACTCTGCCGTAGCCGCTCCCGTCGCCATgccaacaaagaaaaaggcaggaAACGGATTCAAAACACGCTCTGACTTCGCCAGCCGCTCGGCCTACGTGGAGTACGTCCAGGACAACCTGAAGAGTGGCATGATGGTCCGAATGCTGGAGGACTACGAGGAGGTGAGCGCCGGAGACGAAGGAGAGTTTCGCTACAGCAACGACGGCTCGCCACCTGTTCAG GTGTACTGGAACTCCCTGTCCAGGACTTACTGGGTCCACTGGCACATGGTGGAGATCCtcggcagcggcagcagcagtcaggctGAGAAGGAGACGCAGGAGAAGGCTTCCTCCCTGACAGAGACGCTCAAACTCACCTCAG TGAGTCAGACATTCTTCTCGAAGCCGCCCGGCGGTCTGTACTCGCTGCCGTACCTGTCGGAGGGCCTGCAGAGGGAGCCGCTGGCGCTGAGCCGGGCCGAGTGGTGGGAGATCCTCTTCTTCATCAAGAAACTGGAGcccaaacagcagcaggaggtcaacggCATCCTGCTGCAGAGTCTCGACGACCAG GAGACGGAGCTGGATGactcgtctctgattggtctGTCTGTCCCCGGGGACGTAGCGAAGAAGCTGCTGCACTACCTGAAGCAGAAGCTGCCGTCGTCGTGTCTGAGCGACCTGCTCTGCTCGCACACCTTCTGCAAACACtacctgaggagaggaggaggaagtctggaggacgaggagctgctgg CTGAAAGCTCTCTGGGTTCGTCCGgcctgggaggaggaggaggtcagagTTCCTCCTCTTCGTCATCAGCCtcggcctcctcttcctcagcgATGGGCTCCGTCTCTAAAAAAGCAAAGAAGGAACTTCCTGCTGATTCAGGCTGCGGCGGCTCAGAGACGGAGAGCGAGCTGCCTTCAGAAGACGAGAGCAAATATCCTGAAGACCTGGAGGACAAGATGAAAG TGTTTAACAACCCGCGGGTCCAGGGGAAGAAGACGGTCTTGGAGAAGCTGGGAGAGGTAGTGGACATCCTAAAGAAGGGCGGGTCCGGTTCAGACCCGGCCCAGCAGCTGGCTGCCGTCCTCTTCATCACCAGGCTGCTGGAAGAGAAGGGAGTTCAGGAGAAGAACTCCATGAGGAGCGACTCTGCCCAGACCATCCG GGACAAGGTGCTCaagctgctggtggagctgctcGGCTCGTCCTCCAAAGACCTGGTGATCAGCACGCTGAGGCTCACGCACCTCCTCATGCTGAAGTACGAGTGGAGGGTCTCCTTCGCCACCGAGGGCGGAGTCAAAGCTGTCCTGTCCTGCATGCAGGAGTTCCCCACCGTCACTCACGTCCAGCAGCTGGCGCTCGCT ACCCTGAAGGTGATCACTGGAGCCAGCAAACACGACCTCCGCAGCGTCGGCAGcggcctccctctctctgagtCGGGCACTCAGATGATGTTGGAAATCTTCGCCAGCATTGGTTCGGCCACACCCGAAGGCTCCAAAGGCCTGCTGGGAGCCATCCCCGCCGCCATCGACCTCATGCTGAAGTCTAAAGG CTGTGGGCTGTCGGTGCGGAACGGCCTGCTCGTCATCATCATGCTCATCTCCAACCACAAGAGCCTGGCGGAGCAGCTGGTGGCGTCGGACGTCACCACCGTCCTCAAGAAATGTCTGACTCTGTCCAGAGCGGAGACCATGCTCGCCATCATCGCCCTCAACCACATCTCCATGGTGCACAAGCTGGAGAGCAAAG actgtCGGGAGCAGCTGGACTTTAAGGACACGGAGCTGCAGATGTTGGTTGTGAGTCTGAAGGAGCTGACTGCCACCAAAGAAGTGATCCAGACTCTGGAGCAGCTGCTGTGTGACGACACGTCGCAGCTGGAGGAGGAACGCaaccag GTGACTCACAGTCGGGACACGTATCAGGATCTGGTCCGTCTGATGGAGCAGCACCGAGCTGATCGGGCTGTCCAGCTCTCCATCCTCAG GATCCTGAACAAGTTCCTGGACAGCTACCAGGAGGACATGCTGCCGTGGCACGAGAGCATCGAGCCCTGCCTGTCCTCCATGACGGCCTTCATCAACGACAGAGAG GTGGTCCAGCTGTTTATCCGCTTCCTGTACCGACTGGCGTCTCTGAACAAAGACTATGCGGTGGTCATGTGTCGCCTCGGGACCAAAGACGCTCTGGTGAAAGCTCTGGACAAACACAGCACCAACCTGCTGCTGGTCACCGAGCTGCGAGACCTCATCACCGACTGTGAGAAGTACGCCAGCCTCTACAAGAAGATGACCACCAGCGTCCTCGCAGGCTGTATCCAG atGGTGTTGGGTCAGATTGAGGAGCATCGTCGCAGCCATCAACCAATCAACATCCCCTTCTTTGACGTGTTCCTGAGGAACCTCTGCCAGG GTTCCAGTGTGGAGCTGAAGGAGGATAAGTGCTGGGAGAAAGTTGAAGTTTCGTCCAATCACCATCGAGCAAACAAACTGACCGACAAGAACCCCAAAACTTACTGGGAGTCCAACGGCTGCACTGGCTCGCACTTCATCAACATCTACATGCACAAAGGAGTCATCATCAG acaacTGGCTATCCTGTTGGCCAGCGAGGACTCGAGCTACATGCCAGCCCGGATCCTGGTTCTGGGAGGAGACGAGCCCACCAACATCAACACTGAACTGAACACG gtgaatGTGACTCCGTCAGCCAGTCGAGTGGTTCTCCTGGAGAACGTGACCAGATTCTGGTCCATCATCCAGATCAGGGTGAAGAGATGTCAGCAG GGTGGTATCGACACGAGAGTCCACGGGTTTGAGGTTCTGGGTCCGAAGCCGACATTCTGGCCGGTGTTCAAGGAGCAGCTGTGCTGTCGGACCTACTTGTTCTACAGCACCAAGGCCCACACCTGGTGTCAGGAGGTGCTGGAGGACAAgacacagctgctgcagctcttcaACAA actGAACAGCGCTCTGAGACACGAGCAGATGTTTGCAGATCGTTTCCTGCCGGACGCCGAGGCGGCTGAAGCTCTGGGTCGAACCTGCTGGGAGGCTCTGATCACCCCGATTGTCCACAGCATCACACtgtcag AATCCCCGGGGTGCAGCCCTCTGTCCTGGCTCCTCAGTGAGTACCTGGATAACGCAGAGTCCGCTCGCCGCTGTAAAAGCCGGGCGGCCATCTTTAACTCCAGAGTGAGACGACTCACACACCTGCTGGTGCACGTGGACACGAGCCGACCGGACAGCGAGGAGCTGAAGCCTCCCGTCAAATCAA GTCTCAACCGAAGCAAAGAGCTGAAGA ACGGTAAAGAGggtaaaaacaaagacactgcCGCGgcgtcctcttcctcctcctcctcctcagccaaGCCTAAagtgaagagcagcagcagcatcgcAGGGATCGCCCTCTGTTGGCAGGGAGTGGTACAGCGCCAG GTGAAGAAGTTTCTGGAGTCGAGCTGCAGCCTGCCGGACTTTGTGGAGCGTTACCGGAGTCTGTACCTGCGGCTGAAGAACGCCATGGAGGAGCTGTTCGGACAGCAGACGGCGTTCGTCCTCGCCCTCCGACACGGCTTCTCCGCCGCCCTGCTGCAGCTCTCCATCCTCAGAGCGATGCAC GTGAGCGAGCGTTTCGCTCAATACATCGACCAGATGATCCAGGCCAGCGGCGTGGCGTGCGGCAGCGTGGAGACTCTGGAGCGGCTGCAGCAGTTTCTGGAGCCGATGCTCTTCCTGTCGGGCCTGGAGCTCGCCAACACCTTCGAACATTTCTACAG GTACTACCTGGGCGATCGGCTGCTCGCTCAGGGGAACGCGTGGTTGGAGAGCGCTGTGATCGATCAGATCGGCAGCTGCTTCCCGAGTCGCTTCCCTCAGCAGATGTTGAAGAACCTGAGCGAGTCGACCGAGCTGCAGCAGGAGTTTCACCTGTACCGCCTGCAACAGCTGGACCGAAGCCTGCAGGAGCAAGACCAG atgatggaggaggagtgggCGGAGTCGGATGAGGAGGCGGAGGTccaggttctggttctgtctccCCGCTGCTGGGCCGTCTCCTCGCTCTGCTTCCTGGATGAACCTGTGAAACATTTCCCAGCAGAACTCTGCTCGTACCTGAACCAGTTCACCCAGTTCTACAGCCACA gtcagTACATGTACGGTCTGAGTCACTCGAAGCCTCGCCGGCTGCAGTGGACGTGGCTCGGTCACGCTGAGCTGCAGTTCGGCTGCTGGACTCTTCACGTCTCGACGCTGCAGATGTTCATCCTGCTGCAGTTCAACAGCCCcgag GAGGTCAGAGTGGACGCTCTGCTGGAGGCGACCGGCCTGTCTGCTGCCGTCCTGCTTCAAGCTCTGCTGCCGCTCATCAGTGAGGGAGGACCGCTGATCTGCAGCCAGCCCAACGAGCCCCTCCAGG GTGTGTTGCAGTTAAACCAGCAGGTGGCGTCTCGCAGTCTGGAGGGCGTCCCTGAATCTGTCCACCTGCTGCCCAGACAGACTTACCTGAACGTGGACGAAGACGCTGCCGGCAcgctggagaggaagaggaactaCATCTACTGTCTGATCGTCCACATCATGAagcaggagaaggagatgcACATCGACAACCTGGTCTTCAAG GTCCTGGACTCGTGTCAGAAGCAGGAAGCCTCTCGCTCTCCGGGCGCAGGACGTTTCAGCTGCAGCACCAGCGACGTGCTGTCCTGCATCATGCACGTCATCAGCAAAGGCTGCGTCCGACGCAACGAGGAGAACCCGCACATCGTGGAGTTCCTGCCGGAGGACCCGTCCACGCCGCAGAAAGGCCAGGCCCAGTTCTCCTTCAGCCGGACCGAGATGAGGAAGGACGCCAGAGACAGCGTAGCCGACATCAG TCTGATGTCGGTGCCACGGCAGTTTGAGGACGGCGTTCTGGACGCGGTTCTGTTCTCGATGGGCCGGACGATGTCGCAGGAAGAAGTCCGTCAGCTGATGCAGAGGACCGTCCAACAG gtGTCGGggactctgagtctggacctgGACCGGGCCGAACACCTGTTGGTTCACTGTAAGTGGAACGTGGACCTGCTTGTGCAGCGCTACACCGACGACCCCGACGCACTCATCATGGCTGCCGGCCTCAAGTTCCGAAACCCTCAGCCGCCGCAGAGCCCCGTCTCCACGTGCCCCGTCTGTCTGGGCCCGCGCAGCGCCGCCGCGGACTCGTTCCCCTCGCTGGGCTGCATGCACTACTGCTGCCAG TCGTGCTGGCAGGAGTACCTGACGGCGAGGATCGAACAGAACCTGGTGATGAACTGTAACTGTCCAATCACAGACTGCCAGGCTCAGCCCACCTCACTGTTCTTCCTCAATATCCTCACTGACAAGGACACCATCGCCAAG TATGAGAATGCCTTGCTCAGAGGCTACGTGGAGTGCTGCTCCAACTTGACGTGGTGCACCAACCCTCAAGGCTGCGATCAGATCCTCTGCAAGGAGAACATGGGCAGCATGGGGACCTGCTCCAAGTGCTGCTGGTCCTCCTGCTTCAGCTGCAACTTCCCCGAg GCTCACTACCCGGCCAGCTGCAGCCACATGTCTCAgtggatggatgatggaggaTATTATGAAGGGATGAGTATGGAGGCTCAGAGCAAACATCTCGCCAAGCTCATCTCCAAACGCTGCCCGAGCTGCCAGGCTCAGATCGAGAAGAACGAGGGCTGCCTGCA TATGACCTGTGCCAAGTGTAACCATGGTTTCTGCTGGCGGTGTCTGAAACCATGGAAACCGACACACAAAGACTACTACAACTGCTCTGCCATG GTGAGTAAAGCAGCGCGACAGGAGAAGAAGTTCCAGGATTATAATGAAAGATGCACCTTCCACCACCAGGCCAAG GATTTTGCCGTCAACCTGGAGAACAAAGTGTCGTCCATTAACGAAGCTCTGCAGATGAAGTCTTTGACCTTTGTCATCGACGCCTGTAAAGTCCTCGCTCAGGCTCGAAAG gtgCTGGCTTACTCCTGTGTTTACAGCTACTACAACCAGGAGACGGAGAAGATGGACGTGATGGAGCAGCAGACGGAGGCTCTGGACCTGCACACCAACGCCCTGCAGATCCTGCTGG AGGAGACTCTGCTGCAGTGCACTGACCTGGCCTCGTGTGTCCGGCTGCTGAAACCAGAACATCTCAACACCGGACTGGAACTGATCCGACGTATCCAGGAGCGCCTGCTGGCCATCCTGCAGCACTCCACCCAG gACTTCAGGGTTGGTTATCAGTCCAAGAGCTGCCTGGAACCAGAATCCACTCAGGCCTCCAACCTGTCCAACCACACCGACGCCAACAAAGT GTCCAAGTCGGAGCGAGCGTCGGACTCTGGAGACTcggataacaacaacaacacgggCGAGGAGGGCGGCGAGGAGGCAGAGGACGAGGACGACGAGTACGATGAAGAGTATGTCCCCGAGTGGCACGAGGACTACGACGAGGACGACATCGACGAGGACGACTTCTTCTCCGACGACGACGAGTCCGAGAACCTGGAGAGGGACTTCAGCCCCTTCGACTGA